The Syntrophorhabdaceae bacterium genome segment CCGCGTACCCCCTTACTGGACACATCAACAACGACAGCTACGTCCAGGACAACGCCGCGCTCGCCGCGCGGATGATATACAAGATGTCCAGGGAGCTTCTCCTGTGGGACACGGGCCTCAACGAATGCGGCGCCGTGATGATGCCCATATGGGTTAAGGAAAACTACCGCATGCACATCATGAAGCCCGCGAGGGACCACACCTGCCACCCCGTGGGCAGGAGCGGCCTCATATGGGCGACGATGAAGAACCCTCCGGGTGGATCGTCGTCGAACGCGCCCGACAACTTCGACTGGATGCTGTTCAGAAAAAGGGTCTGCTGCGTAGGCTATTCGTTGTGACGGGCGGCGTTTGAAGTAATAAAACCTGGAGGAAACAGTCTTGAATATACTGAAGCCTTTTCTGCTGAAGCCTCTTTTGCTGAGACCTTTTCTGCTGAAGCCTCTTTTGCTGAGACCTTTTCTTATGGCCGTTGCGGTGTTCCTTGCCCTGCCCTCCTTCTGCCTCTCCGGGACGGTCTCCATCGTCGCGCCTGGTCCCTGCGCAAGACTGGACAGGGTTGAGGACGACAGGATATACCTCACGGAGGCGGAGGATGGCTGCGCTCATCCGTCAGGGTTGATAAAGGCACAGGTAAAGGACGGGATTAGTGAAGCGTCCGTGTACCTGAACGGGATCTTCCTGAAAAGGCAGAAGGTGGATGCCTTCGACATGGATGATGTCCTCAGGTTCAAGGCAAAGGCAAGTCAGGAGGAAAAGACCCTTGAAGTCCCCGGCAATATCCACAGGGAAAAGGCGGAATCGTTGGCGAAGGCGGAATCGTTGGCGAAGGATACCGACACCTTCTACGGTTCCAGCGAATTCCAGGCGAAGCTTGAGGCGGAGACCGCAAGGCTCAGGAAACGCCTCGGCGTTGAAGGGTACCACACAGGGCCTGAGAAAAAAACGCCCTGGTACAGCGACTACAGGGACCGGTCAAGACCTTCCCTCGAAAGCGATGAGCGGCTCTACATCTTCATATCA includes the following:
- a CDS encoding type-F conjugative transfer system pilin assembly protein TrbC, whose translation is MNILKPFLLKPLLLRPFLLKPLLLRPFLMAVAVFLALPSFCLSGTVSIVAPGPCARLDRVEDDRIYLTEAEDGCAHPSGLIKAQVKDGISEASVYLNGIFLKRQKVDAFDMDDVLRFKAKASQEEKTLEVPGNIHREKAESLAKAESLAKDTDTFYGSSEFQAKLEAETARLRKRLGVEGYHTGPEKKTPWYSDYRDRSRPSLESDERLYIFISSSMPVHAIRNYTVSAGRLRDKNIVFVMRGFINGAKYMVPTINFVAQVMKRDESCDLSTGKCGMMGINVMVDPLLFAKYGIERVPSFVYARGVKVTDAEMSEGLDGNASVSGYYRLSGDAGLDHVLERFHEETESASIRGLLSALGRGFYKENTDGNTND